From Cytophagales bacterium, the proteins below share one genomic window:
- a CDS encoding chromosome segregation protein SMC: protein MEKETVKNQNRNIVIGVIVFVLASVIVYFVIENMKLSAQKEQREIELNATILQLDSISNELDDRIRTIEDLGGEIDTLLSIKEQLETEKKELLDLDKRRQKNITALRDRVGGYQELLLLKDEEIKQLKVLNDSLMSENTDLKNEKNELNQNLRAIEEQKEQLAQQVALAGRLRMEGLKVFAVNTRGKEREAEFRNRHIDQLKVEFSVTENEVAPIEGKELLIRIVAPDGNVLFDVSRGSGSFFFEGRELFYTAKKDILYDRSRQQITLLYDKGSEYAIGRHEVEVYTDDYQMGKGYFTVK from the coding sequence ATGGAGAAGGAAACAGTTAAAAACCAGAACAGAAACATAGTCATAGGAGTAATCGTATTTGTGCTCGCTAGTGTGATCGTCTATTTCGTGATCGAGAACATGAAGCTTTCTGCACAAAAGGAGCAGCGAGAAATTGAGCTGAATGCGACGATCCTGCAACTAGACTCTATTTCCAACGAACTGGATGATCGCATCCGAACCATCGAAGATCTCGGTGGAGAGATTGATACACTGCTAAGTATCAAAGAACAGCTGGAAACAGAGAAAAAAGAGCTATTGGACCTGGATAAACGCCGACAAAAGAACATCACCGCCTTGAGAGATCGTGTGGGAGGCTATCAGGAATTGCTATTGCTTAAAGATGAGGAAATTAAGCAATTGAAAGTGCTGAATGATTCCTTGATGTCGGAAAACACGGATTTAAAGAACGAGAAAAACGAATTGAATCAAAATCTTCGGGCCATTGAAGAGCAGAAAGAGCAATTGGCGCAACAAGTAGCATTGGCAGGAAGGCTCCGCATGGAAGGGCTCAAAGTATTTGCTGTGAATACTCGTGGAAAAGAACGTGAGGCCGAATTCAGGAACCGCCATATTGACCAATTGAAGGTTGAGTTTAGCGTGACTGAAAACGAAGTGGCCCCTATCGAAGGAAAAGAACTGCTCATTAGAATAGTGGCTCCTGATGGCAACGTATTGTTCGATGTAAGCCGGGGTTCAGGTTCTTTCTTTTTCGAAGGAAGGGAATTGTTCTACACCGCTAAGAAAGATATCTTGTACGATAGAAGCCGGCAGCAAATTACTTTGCTTTATGATAAGGGAAGTGAATACGCCATAGGTCGTCATGAGGTGGAGGTATACACAGATGATTACCAGATGGGTAAAGGGTATTTCACAGTGAAGTAA
- a CDS encoding class I SAM-dependent methyltransferase produces MPQDNWHFIQRLFEYKKQAVGAHGLHSPFVYRLYAKYIRKKRRHLSSEIEQLRKTCQRAQQAISVTDFKSGTIRTKKLGEEARSSPSTATFSAFLSQLLDYINADCVLETGTSLGFNALYLAQSSVKEVWTLEGNSSIAEIAADHFTRMKAHKIKLITGDIHETFEASLQDSGADVIFLDADHRSVATSKFMDILAPHLSRIKCIIIHDIYWSKDMTNIWQELVADTRFPMTIDIFQAGLLFPNQKLEKQHFVVKF; encoded by the coding sequence TTGCCTCAGGACAACTGGCATTTCATCCAAAGGTTATTCGAATACAAAAAACAAGCTGTTGGTGCACATGGCTTGCACTCTCCTTTTGTTTATCGATTGTACGCCAAATACATCCGTAAAAAAAGAAGACACCTTTCCTCCGAGATCGAGCAGTTGAGAAAGACTTGTCAACGCGCTCAGCAGGCAATCAGCGTTACCGACTTTAAGTCCGGAACTATACGAACTAAAAAATTAGGAGAAGAAGCCAGGAGTTCTCCATCAACGGCCACTTTTTCAGCTTTTCTAAGCCAGTTACTCGATTACATTAATGCTGACTGTGTATTAGAAACTGGCACTTCATTGGGTTTCAATGCCCTCTATCTGGCGCAATCTTCGGTAAAAGAAGTTTGGACCCTGGAAGGTAATTCCTCCATTGCTGAGATCGCCGCTGATCATTTCACTCGAATGAAAGCCCACAAGATCAAACTGATCACTGGGGACATTCATGAAACCTTCGAGGCTTCACTGCAGGATTCCGGTGCTGACGTGATTTTTTTAGACGCAGATCACCGTTCGGTTGCTACTTCAAAGTTCATGGATATCCTAGCTCCTCACCTCTCCAGGATCAAATGCATCATTATTCATGACATTTATTGGTCCAAAGACATGACCAACATCTGGCAGGAATTGGTCGCTGATACACGATTCCCCATGACCATTGATATTTTCCAGGCTGGCTTACTTTTCCCCAATCAGAAACTGGAGAAGCAACACTTTGTGGTGAAGTTTTGA
- the apaG gene encoding Co2+/Mg2+ efflux protein ApaG: MITDTTQGVKVTVETEYQPEYSNPAQHHFVFTYRITIENQSTNTIQLKFRHWEIVDVTNPRRQVDGEGVVGKQPTLEPGQIHQYVSGCNLRSGMGKMYGYYTMERVLDGKQFNVNIPEFMMIVPFQLN; this comes from the coding sequence TTGATCACGGATACTACACAAGGCGTCAAAGTAACGGTAGAGACCGAATATCAACCGGAATATTCCAATCCGGCTCAGCATCACTTTGTGTTTACGTATCGAATCACGATCGAAAATCAGAGTACAAATACCATTCAATTAAAATTCAGACATTGGGAGATTGTCGATGTAACCAATCCCCGAAGACAGGTGGATGGTGAAGGCGTAGTAGGAAAACAACCTACCCTCGAACCTGGACAGATCCATCAATATGTATCTGGTTGTAACCTCCGATCCGGGATGGGAAAAATGTACGGTTATTATACCATGGAGCGGGTACTGGACGGCAAACAATTCAACGTCAATATTCCGGAGTTCATGATGATCGTTCCTTTTCAGCTAAACTGA